From the Manihot esculenta cultivar AM560-2 chromosome 3, M.esculenta_v8, whole genome shotgun sequence genome, one window contains:
- the LOC110612021 gene encoding receptor-like protein kinase 5, which produces MSKLSSPFLNLFLPLLLMSIPYLVNSQSVESEQDILLKLRQQLNNPPSLRSWNSSFSFCNWTGISCTDGKVTALLLGNIDITVTIPATICDLRNLTVLDLSYNYIPGGFPGVLFNCSKLQSLDLSQNNFVGSIPDDIDRRLSTLKYLNLGGNNFSGDIPPAVGNLTELQYLYLNSNLFNGTFPKEIGNLANLVELGLAYNGFLPSTIPAEFGKLRKLTFMWIRDANLIGHIPDSFANLSSLEHLDLAVNNLEGSIPGGFFTLKNLTYLYLFRNEFSGEISQKVEALNLVEIDLAMNNLTGSIPEDFGKLKNLKLLSLFSNQLSGEIPPSIGLISTLTTFKIFNNKLSGVLPPELGLHSKLEQFDVSTNHFSGQLPENLCAGGVLIGVVAFSNNLTGKVPQSLGSCDTLSTVQLYDNNFSGEIPSGIWTAVNMTYLLLSDNSFSGQLPSLLAWNLSRLELNNNFFSGPIPAGISRWVNLIVFEASNNMFSGEIPVEVTSLSRLTTLLLDGNQLSGQLPTKIISWKSLSTLNLSRNALSGQIPVVMGSLPDLLDLDLSQNHFSGKIPSELGQLKLVMLNLSSNQLSGQIPDQFDNLAYENSFLNNSNLCAINPVLNLPNCYIRPRSSNKISSKVLAMILVLAMTIAIATAILTLLVIRDYLRKKKKRELLTWKQTSFHKVDFTQANILSSLTENNLIGSGGSGKVYRITMNHVGESVAVKKIWNNRKFDEKMEKEFVAEVQILGTIRHSNIVKLLCCISSEESKLLVYEYMENQSLDKWLHGKKRRSSSGTNSVQQVVLNWPRRMQIAIGAAQGLCYMHHDCSPPIIHRDIKSSNILLDSEFEAKIADFGLAKILAKQGEAHTISAVAGSFGYIAPEYAYTTKVNEKIDVYSFGVILLELVTGKEAHIGDENTSLAEWAWRQNAEGKPIIDCLDEEIKKSSYLEEMTSVFKLGLICTSTVPSTRPSMKDVLLILRRCSMRNSEEKLGNEFDVAPLLGNPTYLSSYKRSKRVSDFEFDSSLDYSV; this is translated from the exons ATGTCCAAACTATCCTCTCCATTTCTGAACCTCTTCCTCCCCTTACTCCTTATGTCCATACCCTACCTTGTAAATTCACAAAGTGTCGAGTCAGAGCAGGACATCCTCTTGAAACTCAGGCAACAACTGAACAACCCACCGTCTCTACGGTCCTGGAACTCCTCGTTCTCCTTCTGCAATTGGACGGGAATTTCCTGCACCGACGGTAAGGTTACCGCACTTTTGCTCGGTAACATTGACATCACGGTAACAATTCCGGCAACAATCTGTGACCTCAGAAACCTCACTGTTCTTGACTTGTCCTATAACTACATCCCCGGAGGGTTTCCAGGAGTTCTTTTCAATTGCTCCAAGCTCCAAAGTTTGGATCTTTCTCAAAATAATTTTGTGGGTTCAATCCCAGATGATATTGATCGCCGGCTTTCAACTCTCAAATACTTGAACCTCGGGGGTAATAACTTTTCCGGTGATATTCCGCCTGCGGTAGGTAACTTAACGGAGTTGCAGTACTTGTACCTGAATTCGAACCTCTTCAATGGGACGTTCCCGAAGGAGATTGGTAACTTGGCCAACCTTGTAGAATTAGGCTTGGCCTATAATGGGTTTCTGCCATCAACAATTCCGGCGGAGTTTGGCAAGCTAAGAAAGTTGACGTTCATGTGGATTAGAGATGCCAATCTGATCGGCCATATCCCAGACAGTTTTGCCAATCTTTCAAGTCTTGAGCACTTGGATTTAGCCGTAAACAATCTGGAAGGTAGTATTCCAGGTGGGTTCTTTACGTTGAAGAATTTGACTTATTTGTATCTGTTTCGCAATGAATTTTCTGGGGAGATTTCCCAGAAAGTAGAAGCATTGAATTTGGTTGAAATCGATCTTGCTATGAACAACTTGACCGGCTCAATACCGGAAGACTTTGGCAAGTTAAAGAATCTGAAACTTCTCAGTCTGTTTAGCAATCAGTTATCTGGTGAAATACCCCCAAGCATAGGCCTTATTTCTACGCTGACGACTTTCAAGATCTTCAACAACAAATTGAGTGGAGTCCTGCCACCGGAACTAGGCCTCCATTCGAAGCTCGAACAGTTTGATGTTTCAACCAATCATTTCAGCGGCCAACTGCCAGAAAATCTTTGTGCCGGAGGTGTTTTGATAGGCGTTGTTGCGTTTTCAAACAATCTCACAGGGAAGGTTCCTCAATCGCTTGGAAGCTGTGATACTTTGAGCACGGTTCAGCTTTACGACAACAACTTTTCTGGTGAAATACCTTCAGGTATTTGGACAGCAGTTAATATGACATACTTGTTGTTAAGTGATAATTCATTTTCAGGACAGCTTCCAAGCTTGCTGGCTTGGAATTTGTCTAGGTTGGAGCTTAACAACAACTTCTTTTCTGGGCCAATTCCTGCTGGGATATCTCGTTGGGTGAATTTGATTGTTTTTGAGGCAAGCAACAATATGTTTTCAGGTGAAATTCCAGTGGAAGTTACCAGCTTGTCTCGTCTTACTACTCTTCTTCTTGATGGTAATCAACTTTCAGGTCAACTTCCGACCAAGATAATCTCCTGGAAGTCACTGAGTACTCTAAATCTCTCAAGAAATGCACTTTCAGGCCAAATCCCTGTAGTGATGGGTTCTTTACCTGACCTGCTTGACTTGGACTTATCTCAGAACCATTTCTCTGGCAAAATCCCGTCCGAGTTAGGCCAACTAAAGCTTGTAATGCTTAACTTGTCCTCCAATCAACTCTCTGGACAAATCCCAGATCAATTTGATAATCTTGCTTATGAGAACAGCTTCCTGAACAATTCTAATCTCTGTGCTATTAATCCAGTCCTTAACCTGCCAAATTGCTATATTAGACCTCGCAGTTCCAACAAAATTTCCTCTAAAGTTCTTGCCATGATTCTTGTTCTTGCCATGACTATCGCCATTGCTACTGCTATATTAACCTTGCTTGTGATTAGAGACTAtctgagaaagaagaaaaaacgtGAACTGTTAACATGGAAGCAGACTTCATTCCATAAAGTGGATTTCACACAAGCAAATATTTTATCAAGTTTGACAGAAAATAATCTGATAGGAAGTGGAGGATCAGGGAAGGTATACCGGATTACTATGAACCATGTAGGAGAATCTGTTGCTGTTAAGAAGATTTGGAACAACAGGAAATTTGATGAGAAAATGGAGAAAGAATTTGTGGCAGAGGTTCAAATCCTGGGAACAATTAGGCACTCAAATATAGTGAAGTTGTTGTGCTGTATTTCAAGCGAGGAATCGAAGCTTCTCGTATACGAGTACATGGAGAATCAAAGCCTCGATAAATGgcttcatggaaagaaaagaagatcaTCATCAGGGACAAACTCAGTTCAGCAGGTTGTCTTGAATTGGCCTAGAAGAATGCAGATTGCCATTGGAGCTGCACAAGGACTATGCTACATGCACCATGACTGCTCACCACCGATCATTCATCGAGACATCAAGTCTAGTAATATCTTGCTGGAttctgaatttgaggcaaaaATTGCAGATTTCGGACTTGCCAAGATTTTAGCTAAGCAAGGAGAAGCTCACACAATTTCTGCTGTAGCAGGCTCTTTTGGTTACATTGCCCCAG AGTATGCATATACAACAAAAGTGAACGAGAAGATCGACGTTTACAGCTTTGGAGTTATTCTCCTGGAACTAGTAACAGGAAAAGAAGCTCATATTGGGGATGAGAACACCAGCCTTGCAGAATGGGCATGGAGGCAAAATGCAGAAGGAAAACCTATCATTGATTGCCTGGATGAGGAAATCAAGAAATCAAGTTACCTGGAAGAAATGACGAGTGTATTCAAGCTAGGACTCATTTGTACTAGCACTGTACCGTCTACCAGACCTTCAATGAAAGATGTTTTGCTGATTCTACGTAGATGTTCTATGAGGAATTCTGAAGAGAAGTTGGGGAATGAGTTTGATGTTGCTCCTCTTCTTGGCAATCCTACTTATCTTTCTAGTTACAAGCGAAGTAAGAGAGTATCAGACTTCGAATTCGATAGCAGCTTAGATTACAGTGTATGA